A stretch of DNA from bacterium:
TAAAATAGTTTTATTAGATATATAACCTCAATTTAAGGAGTTTTTAAATGGACAAAAGCTGGATAGACCAATTGAAATTTAAGGACGATGGACTGATGCCTGCAGTTATTCAGGATTATGCCAATGGACAAGTATTGATGGTTGGATATATGAATAAAGAAGCTATTAAATTAACTCTTGAAAGTGGATTGGTGCATTTTTATTCCCGTTCAAGACAGAAAATGTGGAAAAAAGGGGAAA
This window harbors:
- a CDS encoding bifunctional phosphoribosyl-AMP cyclohydrolase/phosphoribosyl-ATP pyrophosphatase, giving the protein MDKSWIDQLKFKDDGLMPAVIQDYANGQVLMVGYMNKEAIKLTLESGLVHFYSRSRQKMWKKGE